From the genome of Verrucomicrobiia bacterium:
ATGCGGAGTACTTCGAGGCTGCGCGGCAGAGCGCGGCCAGCGCCATCCTGGTGGCGGAGGAATATCCGGCGGGGGAGAAGACGCTCATCAAGGTGAAGAATGCGCGGGTGGCGTTTGCGCGGGTGCTGCCGTTGTTTTTTCCGGAGCGGCGTCCGCCGGCGGGGGTGCATCCGACGGCCGTGGTGGGGGCGGGGGCGCAAGTGGATCCGACGGCGGCGGTGGGGCCTTATCTGTCTCTTATACACATCT
Proteins encoded in this window:
- a CDS encoding UDP-3-O-(3-hydroxymyristoyl)glucosamine N-acyltransferase; protein product: MAWTAAQIAAHLQGEVVGDAGVVLTGFAPAKAAKAGDLTFAENAEYFEAARQSAASAILVAEEYPAGEKTLIKVKNARVAFARVLPLFFPERRPPAGVHPTAVVGAGAQVDPTAAVGPYLSLIHI